Proteins co-encoded in one Deltaproteobacteria bacterium genomic window:
- a CDS encoding O-antigen ligase family protein, which yields MELLTNSRFSKYSHFALAGYCLASGLSIGLSQTIIVVTLLYWIAYLVKQISLGNRFNDQSSELQAIYAHQLTAPIMYWVTISFVSALVGMNSGRALEEAFKMSIYLLLPFCVFTSLSSFRLNAEVRLGRMKCYLFCLLLSQIIAGVYRTINVGFNDVLVHSLKPPGAVTESGQLVLVIAGVIGLWFISALGRTSAAKPSALSHKKASEAAMAVSVFLGVLIIAWPDVFGLNRVLWFSPVVRIFLALGIMGMLLPMFVFNFSRHCVGKELTMGRLNGVHVRRFLLFGIATLFAVFLINLKRGPWLGVCLELLIVGVLLSRRLIFFTVFFIMATLVALAPARTRLMQLVDDFVISGGRQYMWEIGSELAQRFPVGLGLDNAQVMRNLDPSLPELHRHMHNNLLNVAVENGWLGMMVYIWWMFVAIKMGFVIWQTNKGAVDLNVREGALLGLFLSCGLVGWQVAGLAEYNFGDGEVCMIALFFMGLLLTLGQLLQKPVGAR from the coding sequence GTGGAGCTCCTTACAAACTCGAGATTCTCTAAATATTCTCACTTTGCGTTAGCGGGTTATTGTCTTGCCTCTGGTCTTTCTATAGGTCTTTCTCAAACCATAATAGTGGTGACGTTGCTTTATTGGATCGCATATCTGGTAAAGCAGATTTCTCTTGGTAATAGGTTCAATGACCAATCTAGCGAGCTGCAAGCAATATATGCCCACCAGCTAACCGCTCCTATAATGTATTGGGTAACAATCTCTTTTGTATCTGCTTTAGTAGGAATGAATTCCGGCCGGGCGCTAGAAGAGGCTTTTAAAATGAGTATCTATTTATTGTTGCCATTTTGTGTATTCACGTCACTTAGCAGTTTTCGGCTTAATGCTGAGGTTCGTTTGGGCAGAATGAAGTGTTACTTATTTTGTCTATTGCTTAGCCAAATTATCGCCGGGGTTTATAGGACTATTAATGTTGGCTTTAATGATGTTTTGGTCCATTCGCTTAAGCCGCCGGGCGCTGTGACTGAATCGGGCCAATTGGTCTTAGTAATTGCGGGGGTTATTGGACTTTGGTTCATTTCTGCATTGGGCCGTACTTCAGCCGCAAAACCGAGCGCCTTATCTCATAAGAAAGCTAGCGAAGCAGCTATGGCAGTAAGTGTTTTTCTAGGCGTGTTAATAATTGCGTGGCCGGACGTGTTTGGTCTAAATCGAGTTTTGTGGTTTAGCCCAGTTGTTCGAATTTTCCTAGCACTCGGCATAATGGGAATGCTATTGCCGATGTTTGTTTTTAACTTTTCTAGGCATTGCGTCGGTAAGGAACTCACAATGGGTCGGCTAAACGGCGTGCATGTTAGGCGTTTTCTATTATTTGGAATTGCTACGCTGTTTGCGGTGTTCCTAATAAATTTGAAGCGTGGCCCCTGGCTTGGTGTGTGTTTGGAGCTACTGATAGTGGGAGTGTTATTGTCTAGGCGTTTAATTTTTTTTACAGTTTTTTTTATAATGGCAACACTTGTCGCGTTAGCGCCAGCGCGAACCCGTCTGATGCAGTTAGTCGATGATTTTGTTATCAGTGGCGGCAGGCAATATATGTGGGAGATAGGTAGTGAACTAGCTCAACGCTTTCCAGTTGGTCTTGGCCTTGACAATGCACAAGTCATGCGAAATCTCGATCCGTCTTTGCCAGAGCTCCATAGGCACATGCACAATAATTTACTCAATGTGGCCGTAGAAAATGGATGGCTAGGAATGATGGTATATATATGGTGGATGTTTGTGGCAATTAAAATGGGATTTGTTATCTGGCAAACAAACAAAGGTGCAGTGGATCTTAACGTGCGAGAAGGCGCGTTGCTGGGATTATTTTTGTCTTGCGGTCTTGTGGGTTGGCAAGTGGCAGGGCTTGCAGAATATAACTTTGGCGATGGAGAAGTCTGCATGATAGCTCTGTTTTTTATGGGATTGCTCTTAACGTTAGGGCAACTTTTACAGAAACCCGTGGGAGCCAGATGA
- a CDS encoding class I SAM-dependent methyltransferase: MTIRDANTSFDYSTEGEISNSTTTRDSLPGELIYSDELKYLNKNHSFPLEITADGQGLSRKSLFNGITTKLKHTLTLAPLQNYLARQQQFYANLIRFLNHLSTYIDSRDWQIIKKIDKDVRQTNERLERANDDAIATIRSSERSTIEALNNGMHELNLYIATLQEKSAEHQFKLDTLDSITKGLEKIVVQINSNLNNIIDAKRHISAKAPPLDETYKPALCDLDYSYLLLENRFRGSEDEIRKRLSIYPPIFQGSSKPILEIGSGRGELQSLFKVKNIPSYGLDLDKAMVEHCRSMDLDVRFENGMTHLASLANHSLGGVIAIQVIEHLSQKQITELIGLCKDKVEKGGKVVFETINSDSMIALTRNYFRDPTHVWPLHPDTMSFLINLQGLKVVEVRKLSPFPQNAELCEIPHEDYMTPKWIHSVNLLNRNFKLLNELLFGYQDYCVIAEVE; this comes from the coding sequence ATGACTATACGAGATGCTAATACCTCTTTTGATTACAGCACCGAGGGCGAAATCAGTAATTCCACCACTACAAGAGATAGCCTGCCTGGCGAATTAATATACTCAGATGAGCTAAAATATCTAAACAAAAACCATTCCTTTCCACTGGAGATAACTGCTGACGGTCAAGGGTTATCTAGAAAGTCTTTGTTTAATGGCATAACGACTAAACTAAAACACACACTTACACTGGCTCCTCTTCAGAACTACCTAGCGAGGCAACAGCAGTTTTACGCTAACCTGATTCGATTTTTAAACCACCTAAGCACATATATCGATAGCCGCGATTGGCAAATAATAAAGAAAATAGACAAAGACGTTCGCCAAACCAACGAGCGGCTAGAAAGAGCTAACGACGACGCAATTGCTACCATTAGATCGTCCGAGCGAAGTACTATTGAAGCTCTCAATAACGGCATGCATGAGTTAAATCTATATATCGCGACGCTACAGGAAAAAAGTGCTGAACATCAATTTAAGCTAGACACGCTCGATTCGATAACTAAGGGACTGGAAAAAATAGTCGTTCAAATAAATAGCAATCTAAACAACATAATAGATGCAAAACGGCATATCTCTGCTAAAGCACCTCCTTTGGATGAGACCTACAAGCCGGCTCTATGCGATCTGGACTATTCGTACTTATTGCTGGAAAACCGCTTCAGAGGAAGTGAAGATGAGATACGAAAGCGACTTTCAATTTACCCTCCGATCTTTCAAGGCAGCAGTAAACCCATACTAGAAATCGGCTCAGGGCGCGGCGAACTGCAATCTCTATTTAAGGTTAAGAATATTCCGAGCTACGGCCTAGATTTAGACAAGGCAATGGTAGAACATTGCAGATCCATGGACTTAGACGTTAGATTTGAAAATGGCATGACGCACCTTGCAAGCCTGGCTAACCACAGCCTAGGTGGCGTAATAGCCATACAGGTAATTGAACATCTTTCGCAGAAGCAGATTACAGAGTTAATTGGCCTTTGTAAGGACAAAGTGGAAAAAGGTGGAAAAGTTGTCTTTGAAACAATTAACTCCGACTCAATGATAGCACTTACGCGAAATTACTTTAGAGACCCCACGCACGTGTGGCCACTTCATCCAGACACAATGAGCTTTCTAATAAACTTGCAAGGCTTAAAAGTCGTAGAAGTGAGGAAGCTCTCTCCTTTCCCACAAAATGCCGAACTCTGCGAAATCCCCCATGAAGATTACATGACACCGAAATGGATTCATAGCGTTAACTTGCTCAATCGAAATTTCAAGCTATTAAACGAGCTGCTTTTTGGCTATCAGGATTATTGCGTTATTGCAGAAGTGGAGTAG